The Novosphingobium sp. THN1 genome includes a window with the following:
- a CDS encoding CapA family protein → MSKAVTIVLAGDLVLDEPDAPYWLAGIAPALQQADLAVGHLEVPHTARGQELQGDVPAPGAPPENVAAIAAAGFDMLSLAGNHITDCGAEGIADTLALMAEAGLVGTGAGLSLAEARKPAMIERSGMRIALLSYNCVGPEMSWASEDKAGCAYLRIETADGAPIAPAADLVRVTDQALEVLRKDIAAVRDSADVVLVALHKGVVHTPARLAPYERAISHAAIEAGADVVIGHHAHIVRGIEFHQGKPIFHGLGNGCVVTSALSPAQDHPARREWAQRRKAMFGFEPDPAYTLAPFHPEAVNAMLGRLTVHEDGRIEVGITSVDVLAPGRPLLAEGERKAEIARYIEAITVKAGLPPISIGADGTVTA, encoded by the coding sequence GTGTCGAAGGCGGTTACCATAGTGCTGGCGGGGGACCTCGTGCTCGACGAGCCCGATGCCCCCTACTGGCTGGCGGGAATTGCCCCGGCACTGCAACAGGCCGACCTTGCGGTGGGTCACCTCGAGGTGCCGCACACCGCGCGGGGACAGGAGCTGCAAGGCGATGTCCCCGCGCCGGGTGCGCCGCCCGAGAATGTCGCCGCGATCGCAGCGGCGGGGTTTGATATGCTGAGCCTTGCCGGCAATCACATCACCGACTGCGGTGCGGAGGGGATCGCCGACACGCTGGCGCTCATGGCCGAGGCAGGACTCGTCGGAACCGGCGCAGGACTGTCGCTGGCCGAGGCACGCAAGCCAGCGATGATTGAGCGTAGCGGCATGCGCATTGCCCTGCTCAGCTACAATTGCGTCGGACCGGAAATGAGCTGGGCTAGCGAAGACAAAGCCGGGTGCGCCTATCTGCGGATCGAAACTGCCGATGGTGCGCCGATTGCACCTGCCGCTGATCTTGTCCGCGTGACGGATCAGGCGCTCGAAGTGCTCCGCAAGGATATCGCGGCGGTGCGCGATAGCGCGGACGTGGTCCTGGTCGCGCTGCACAAGGGGGTGGTTCACACCCCGGCGCGACTGGCGCCCTATGAGCGGGCCATCAGCCACGCGGCCATCGAGGCCGGGGCCGATGTCGTCATCGGCCACCACGCGCATATCGTGCGGGGGATCGAGTTTCATCAGGGCAAACCCATATTCCATGGACTTGGCAACGGCTGCGTCGTCACCAGCGCTCTCAGCCCGGCACAGGACCATCCCGCCCGGCGCGAATGGGCGCAGCGGCGCAAGGCCATGTTCGGGTTCGAACCGGACCCGGCCTATACGCTGGCCCCGTTCCATCCCGAGGCTGTCAACGCCATGCTGGGACGGCTGACGGTGCATGAGGATGGCCGGATCGAAGTCGGCATAACTTCGGTGGACGTGCTGGCGCCCGGAAGGCCGCTGCTGGCCGAAGGCGAGAGGAAGGCCGAGATCGCCCGCTACATCGAAGCCATCACCGTAAAGGCCGGACTGCCGCCGATCTCCATCGGCGCAGACGGCACGGTGACGGCATGA
- a CDS encoding TRAP transporter small permease yields MRKSITLIGGIALLGATATDTVAVIGRHVGLPLRGSIELVQLFVLVAGSLALLVATAEQAHAKVHLVVDRMGDAGKAAMVRLSGLLGAVFFAGLLAGSLWLMADLWSGHEESELLGISWRWMRLFANLALAATIAVLLGQALRRRKRCLPLLPLA; encoded by the coding sequence ATGCGCAAAAGCATTACCTTGATCGGCGGCATCGCGCTGCTCGGCGCGACGGCGACGGATACCGTCGCGGTGATCGGGCGGCACGTGGGCCTGCCATTGCGGGGCTCGATCGAACTGGTCCAGCTCTTCGTGCTCGTTGCCGGATCGCTGGCCTTGCTCGTGGCGACCGCGGAGCAGGCGCACGCCAAAGTGCATCTGGTCGTCGACCGCATGGGCGATGCCGGAAAGGCGGCGATGGTGCGGCTTTCGGGGCTGCTCGGCGCAGTATTCTTCGCTGGCCTCCTTGCCGGGTCGCTCTGGCTCATGGCCGATCTGTGGAGCGGGCACGAGGAGAGCGAACTGCTTGGCATTTCGTGGCGCTGGATGCGCCTGTTCGCAAACCTTGCATTGGCTGCGACTATTGCAGTCCTGCTCGGCCAAGCCCTGCGGAGGCGCAAACGATGTTTGCCACTCCTGCCACTGGCGTGA
- a CDS encoding TRAP transporter large permease — protein MFATPATGVIGVLLLFALLLSGLPIGVALGLVGLGGLCLVLGLEPALIKGGVVLVDTLTRYELGTLPLFMFMAHLFFSSNASRDLFDAAAKMVGHRRGGLAYASVGGCAGFGAINGSSLATAATIGLVALPEMRKRGYSDALATGTVAAGGTLGQMIPPSGALIVFGIIAEQSIGKLFTAAIVPGLTQALLYCAVIWIAVRMRPHIAPASERASWAERWQAIGRIADMLVLIALVIGGIALGWFSPSEAASIGAAGALTIAAWRRRLNRVMLMQAFEETLRTSGLILMVIIGALVFSVFVSVTGLTDAIGAWVTGLGLGTVPTLILVAVILLLLGSVLDGLALMLLTTPILLPVVEGVGMSAIWFGIFLCRAMEIGFVHPPLGMNLFVIQGVAKDVSINRIFKGVLPFLASDLLHLLILILFPALALGLPELLGN, from the coding sequence ATGTTTGCCACTCCTGCCACTGGCGTGATCGGCGTGCTGCTCCTGTTTGCGCTGCTGTTATCGGGCCTGCCCATCGGGGTGGCGCTGGGGCTGGTAGGCCTTGGCGGGCTGTGCCTTGTACTCGGCCTCGAGCCTGCACTGATCAAGGGCGGGGTGGTGCTGGTCGATACGCTGACCCGCTATGAACTCGGCACCTTGCCGCTGTTCATGTTCATGGCGCACCTGTTCTTCTCCTCCAACGCCAGCCGCGACCTGTTCGACGCTGCGGCCAAGATGGTCGGTCACCGGCGCGGTGGCTTGGCCTATGCCTCGGTCGGCGGATGTGCCGGCTTTGGCGCGATCAACGGGTCGAGCCTCGCCACGGCGGCGACGATTGGCCTGGTTGCCCTGCCGGAAATGCGCAAGCGCGGCTATTCCGATGCCCTGGCCACCGGTACCGTCGCAGCGGGTGGCACGTTGGGGCAGATGATCCCGCCTTCGGGCGCGCTGATCGTGTTCGGGATCATTGCCGAACAGTCGATCGGCAAGCTGTTCACCGCCGCGATCGTGCCGGGGCTGACGCAGGCGCTGCTCTATTGCGCAGTCATCTGGATAGCCGTGCGGATGCGCCCGCACATCGCCCCCGCCAGCGAGCGCGCCTCGTGGGCCGAGCGCTGGCAGGCCATCGGCAGGATCGCCGACATGCTCGTGCTGATCGCACTCGTCATCGGCGGCATTGCGCTCGGCTGGTTCAGCCCATCAGAGGCTGCCTCGATCGGTGCAGCGGGCGCACTGACCATTGCCGCGTGGCGCAGGCGCCTCAATCGCGTCATGCTGATGCAGGCATTCGAGGAGACGCTGCGCACCAGCGGCCTTATCCTCATGGTCATTATTGGTGCGCTGGTATTCTCGGTCTTCGTTTCGGTAACGGGCCTGACCGACGCCATTGGCGCCTGGGTTACCGGGCTTGGGCTTGGCACGGTGCCGACGCTGATCCTCGTGGCGGTGATCCTGCTGCTGCTGGGCTCGGTGCTCGATGGCCTCGCGCTGATGCTGCTGACGACGCCGATCCTGCTGCCGGTGGTGGAGGGCGTGGGCATGTCGGCCATCTGGTTCGGCATCTTCCTGTGCCGCGCGATGGAGATCGGCTTCGTCCATCCGCCCTTGGGCATGAACCTGTTCGTGATTCAGGGCGTGGCCAAGGATGTTTCCATCAACCGCATCTTCAAGGGTGTGCTCCCGTTCCTGGCGAGCGACCTGTTGCACCTGCTTATCCTGATCCTGTTCCCCGCGTTGGCGCTGGGGCTGCCCGAATTGCTTGGAAACTGA
- a CDS encoding CoA transferase has protein sequence MKPLAGHRVAVLGGMADRALARFLASLGAELGGPVEGASFVIDDLGLEGLEGVSIPESAVHVSVTPFGSGGPRSAWKGGELVASAMGGALRVTGEPGLPPVKEAGDACTFHADMVAASGALAAHYARGSHGKGQHVDVSIQQVAFSRNFNGVLVWQFDQRKLVRVGGALAYGKATVRAIWRLADGWCFHSLMTGRLGAPANQALSDWIDEVGMPNPLAGTDWLSYNRSTLPAETRAVWEAAIAAFFHSRTKHEIAIEGLRRGINACVANEPADVLADPHLAARGFFDTADGLPERFAAFREGTGQVAAPAIHTGTRPGPLSGVKVLDFAWALVGSITTKTLGDLGAEIVKIETRTRPDLARLDVQVSASKPGNWDDKPWFSHLNTSKRSLSLNMKKPEARELIDPLIDWADVVVENFSPGTMAKLGLDYDSLAARNPGIVMVSGSVFGQTGPMAQEWGVDGTGGALSGRTYLTGWPDRDPVIPGAVPFGDVIVPYVMAAGVAGALQYRRETGRGCHIDASMYEICVQQMRGYLAQAKRGERPQRMGNADARVFWQDVLPAAGEDRWVAVSCPTEADHAKLLAITGADPAVWTASREDHAIAAELQAQGIACGVVQDCEDMIERDTQLMGRGALVTLDHPLLGPFGHIATPLRFSRDQFQPFRAPGMGEHVHEIARDLCGLSEARIAELEQAGVFQ, from the coding sequence ATGAAGCCGCTTGCCGGACATCGCGTTGCCGTGCTCGGCGGCATGGCGGATCGCGCGCTCGCACGCTTCCTCGCATCGCTCGGCGCGGAACTGGGCGGACCGGTCGAAGGCGCGTCGTTCGTGATCGACGACCTTGGACTGGAAGGGCTTGAAGGCGTCAGCATTCCGGAAAGCGCCGTCCACGTGTCGGTCACGCCGTTCGGTTCTGGTGGGCCGCGCTCGGCCTGGAAGGGCGGCGAACTGGTCGCCTCGGCAATGGGCGGGGCCTTGCGCGTGACGGGCGAACCGGGCCTGCCCCCGGTCAAGGAAGCGGGTGATGCCTGTACTTTCCATGCCGATATGGTTGCCGCATCGGGCGCGCTGGCGGCGCATTATGCACGCGGAAGCCACGGCAAGGGCCAGCACGTCGACGTTTCGATCCAGCAGGTCGCCTTCAGCCGGAATTTCAACGGCGTGCTGGTGTGGCAGTTCGACCAGCGCAAGCTGGTGCGCGTCGGCGGCGCGCTGGCTTATGGCAAGGCCACCGTGCGCGCGATCTGGCGGCTGGCCGACGGGTGGTGTTTCCATTCGCTGATGACCGGACGATTGGGTGCGCCGGCCAATCAGGCGCTGTCCGACTGGATTGACGAGGTCGGCATGCCCAACCCGCTGGCCGGGACCGACTGGCTTTCATACAACCGATCCACCCTGCCGGCAGAAACGCGCGCCGTCTGGGAAGCGGCAATCGCCGCCTTCTTCCATTCGCGCACCAAGCACGAGATCGCGATCGAGGGCTTGCGGCGCGGTATCAACGCCTGCGTGGCCAACGAACCGGCGGACGTGCTGGCGGACCCGCACCTCGCAGCTCGCGGGTTCTTCGATACCGCAGATGGCCTGCCCGAACGCTTCGCCGCATTCCGTGAAGGCACGGGCCAGGTCGCCGCGCCAGCCATCCATACTGGCACCCGTCCCGGGCCGCTTTCGGGCGTCAAGGTGCTCGATTTTGCGTGGGCGCTGGTTGGGTCGATCACCACCAAGACGCTGGGCGACCTCGGCGCCGAGATTGTGAAGATCGAGACGCGCACGCGCCCCGATCTGGCGCGACTGGATGTTCAGGTCTCAGCTTCGAAGCCCGGAAACTGGGACGACAAGCCGTGGTTCTCGCACCTCAACACCTCGAAGCGCAGCCTGTCGCTCAACATGAAGAAGCCGGAGGCACGCGAGCTGATCGATCCGCTGATCGATTGGGCAGATGTGGTGGTGGAGAATTTCTCGCCCGGCACGATGGCGAAGCTGGGCCTCGATTACGACAGCCTTGCCGCGCGCAATCCCGGCATCGTCATGGTCTCGGGCAGCGTGTTCGGCCAGACCGGGCCGATGGCGCAGGAGTGGGGTGTCGATGGCACCGGCGGCGCGCTTTCCGGCCGGACCTACCTGACGGGCTGGCCGGATCGCGATCCGGTGATCCCCGGCGCGGTGCCCTTCGGCGATGTGATCGTGCCCTATGTCATGGCGGCTGGGGTCGCAGGCGCGCTGCAATATCGGCGCGAGACCGGGCGCGGCTGCCATATCGACGCTTCGATGTACGAGATCTGCGTGCAGCAGATGCGCGGTTATCTTGCACAAGCCAAGCGCGGCGAGCGGCCGCAGCGCATGGGCAATGCCGATGCGCGGGTGTTCTGGCAAGACGTGCTGCCGGCGGCTGGCGAGGACCGCTGGGTGGCGGTCTCCTGCCCCACCGAGGCTGATCATGCCAAGCTGCTGGCGATCACCGGCGCCGATCCCGCCGTTTGGACCGCATCGCGCGAGGACCACGCCATCGCCGCCGAGCTTCAGGCCCAGGGCATTGCCTGCGGCGTGGTGCAGGATTGCGAGGACATGATCGAGCGAGATACCCAGCTCATGGGGCGCGGCGCTCTGGTCACGCTCGATCACCCGCTGCTCGGGCCGTTCGGCCACATTGCTACGCCACTGCGGTTTTCGCGCGATCAGTTCCAACCCTTCCGCGCGCCCGGCATGGGCGAGCATGTCCATGAAATCGCACGCGATCTGTGCGGCCTGTCAGAGGCCCGGATCGCCGAACTCGAACAGGCAGGAGTCTTCCAGTGA